ATCCATGCGTTTGGCATCAGCGGTTCTGCCTAGGGCCGTGTATACTTTCAGCAAAGATTGGATGTTGGTCTTATCGTCTGGCTTGGCCTTATGGGCGGCTTCAAAATAAGGTAGTGCCTGAGTGAAATACTTTTTAGCCTCAGTTTGCAGGGCTTTTCCGTTTTTCTGGAACTCGGCCAACGTCATTTTATTAGCTCTGTTGTTTAGGTTAGCTCCTTTGTTGAAGTAGTAAACACCCAGGTTGTATTGCGCATCAAAGTTGGTTGGGTCTAACTGAGCAGCTTTTTTGTAGGCTTCTAAAGCTTCTTCGGGCTTTTTGGTGCGCTCCAACAAGTTACCTTTTACCGTTAACAGGTTGGCGTTGGTAGGATCTGCGGCAATAGCAGCATCTAGCTTGGCCATGGACTCCTGCTCCTTCCCTGCTTTCAAATACAGGTCAAGCTCTTGCAGCATGAAGGTTCTGTTGTCTGGATAGGCAGCTCTTGCCTTGGTAATAATGTCAAGGGTTTCCTTTTCATTCTTGTCTACCACAGAGGCAATGTATAACAACTGGTTATATACCGCTGGCGATGCCTGCTTCATGTCTACCAGTTTATTGTACATGCCTTTAGCCGCAGCAAAGTCCTCTGCGCCCGCAGCTGCGTAAGCCGCATACAGGTAGGCAGTGGTATCTTGGGGCTTGTAGCTGGCAGCCTCCACATAGGCTTTGTAAGCTTCGTTGAACTTCTTGTTGTTGTAGTTGTCTACCCCGGCGTTCAATGCATACGCATACATGTTGCCTTGCAAGATCTCTTTGCGCTTGTTGGCATCATCAGTGTATTGCTTCTTTTTGGTTTCCAGGTCGGCCACTTTGCTGAATGCTTCATATGCCTCTTTGCTCATTTGCGCCGGGTCAACGGTTTTGCCATATAAAGGGTGGCCAGCCATGTCCATATAGATAAGGCCTTTGTAGTACCAGGCCTTGGCATTGTCCTTGGTTTTTTCATTCACCACGGCTTTGTCAATCTCGGCTTTGGCTTTGTCAAGCGTGCCTTTTTGGTGCAGCATAACGGCAGAGGTCACGGCAGCAGTTTGCGCATTAGCTAGTTGCAGGGAGAGAACCGCCGCGGCCGTTAAAAGAAATTTTTTCATCTTTCTTGTATTTTGGTTAATGTGTGTGCTTGTCTAACAGTTGTATTACAATTTATCATTCCCAGAAAGGCCTAGTTTTCACTAAGCGTTTCTGGGTCTGTCAAATCCTCTGGGTTCAGGGCTTCATCAAGGGGCAGTTCAGACTCATTCAGAATCACTTCTTCTTTGTCTTCTACCTCAATCTTGGCCACAGATGAAATCTCATCTCCTTCATTTAACTTCAATAAACGCACTCCTTGTGACACGCGGCCAATCACTCTCAAGTCTGCTACGCGCAACCTGATGGTGATGCCAGATTTATTGATGATCATTAGATCATCTGTGTCCGTTACACCTTTAATGGAAACCAGATGACCCGTTTTCTCCGTGATGTTGAGCGTTTTCACGCCCTTGCCTCCACGGTTGGTGATTCTGTATTCCTCCAAGGATGAACGCTTCCCGAAGCCTTTTTCAGAGACTACCAATAAGTTGGTGTCTGGGTTATGAACACAAACCATACCAACTACTCTGTCTTCTGCATTGGCCAGGGTAATTCCTCGCACGCCGGCAGCCGTTCTACCCATTACGCGCACTTTATCTTCTGGGAACCTCACGGCTCTACCAGACCTCAGCGCTATGATGATGTCATTGGCGCCATTAGTCAATTGAACATCTAGCAGTCTGTCGCCTTCATTAATGGTAATGGCGTTGATACCAGTGGTTCTTGGTCTTGAATACGCCTCTAGCGGAGTCTTCTTGATGGTTCCTTGCTCTGTACAGAACACCAGATAGTTGTTCAAGACGTAGTCTGGGTTCTTAAGCCCGGCTATGTTGATGACGGCTCTTACTTTGTCATCTTTCTCAATGCTGATGAGGTTTTGGATGGCACGTCCTTTGGTCGTCTTCCCTCCTTCCGGAACTTCGTACACCTTCACCCAGAACACCCGTCCTGATTCTGTGAAGATAAGCAGATAGTTGTGCGTGCTGGCAATGAACAAGTGCTCAGTAAAATCATCCTGCTTACTGCTGGCGGCTCCTCTGGAACCTACCCCCCCTCTGCTTTGGCTGCGGTATTCTGTTAAGGCCGTGCGCTTGATATAGCCTTCATGCGAAATGGTGATCACCATGTTCTCATCTGGGATCATGTCTTCTAGTGAGATGTCACTAGACACCATTTCTATGGCCGTACGGCGTTCATCACCGTAGCGCTCGCGTATGTCCGTCAGCTCGTCTTTGATGATTTGCATGCGCAACGCTTCATCTGCCAGAACAGACATCAGGTAGTCAATGAGTTCTTTGATCTCCTGGTATTCTTTCTGAATCTTGTCACGCTCCAGACCGGTCAAACGTTGCAGACGCATGTCTAGAATGGCGCGGGCCTGAATGTCTGACAAGGCAAAGCGCTCAATCAAACCGGCACGGGCAATCTCTGGGTCTCTGGAACTTCTGATCAAGTTGATCACTTCATCCAGGTTGTCCAGAGCGATTAATAAACCTTCTAAGATGTGTGCGCGCTTGCGGGCTTCTTCCAGTTCATACTCGGTTCTTCTGATTACTACCTCATGACGGTGCTCCACAAAGTGAACAATCAGGTCCTTGAGGTTAAGCGTCATGGGTCTGCCCGCCACCAAGGCCACGTTGTTCACCCCAAAGGAGGATTGCAGCTGAGTGTACTTGAAGAGGTTGTTTAAGACCACGTTAGGAATGGCGTCACGCTTAAGGTCATACACAATGCGCAAACCATCACGGTCAGACTCATCACGCAGGTCAGAGATGCCTTCAATCTTCTTGTCGTTGATCAAGGCAGCCGTCTTTTCAATCATAGACGCCTTGTTGACCATGTACGGAATCTCCGTGACTACAATCTGCTCCTTGCCGGTCTTGGTGGTTTCAAAGTTGGCCTTGGCGCGCACGATTACGCGTCCGCGTCCCGTTTCAAACGCAGATTTTACACCGTCGTACCCGTAGATGATCCCTCCGGTGGGGAAGTCTGGGGCCGTCACGTATTTCATCAAATCCGCAATGGTAATGTCCCGGTCATCAATGTAGGCAATGATGCCATCCACCACTTCGGTGAGGTTGTGGGGCGCCATGTTAGTGGCCATACCCACGGCAATGCCAGAAGTTCCGTTCACCAGCAGGTTAGGGAATTTGGCTGGCATCACGCTTGGCTCCTTCAGGGAGTCGTCAAAGTTGGGAACAAAGTTGACGGTGTTTTTCTCCAGGTCTGAGAGTAGTTCGTCTGCAATTCTTTTAAGACGGGCCTCTGTATAACGCATGGCCGCCGGGGAGTCGCCGTCAATGGAACCGAAGTTTCCCTGGCCATCTACCAGCGGGTAACGCAAGGACCAGGGCTGTGCCATACGCACCATGGTGTCATACACAGAAGAGTCACCGTGCGGGTGATACTTACCAAGCACCTCCCCAACAATCCTTGCAGATTTCTTATATGCTTTGTTATAGGAAACCCCTAATTCAGACATTCCATACAACACCCTACGGTGAACCGGTTTAAGACCGTCTCTTACATCCGGAAGTGCCCTGGAAATGATAACGGACATTGAATAATCAATATACGCACCGCGCATTTCGTCTTCAATGTTGATAGGGATAATCCGCTCGTTTTCTGCCATTTTACTTCAATAGAGCTTAAAAAATGCTGTTTTTATAAGCTTGCAATTTACTAAAAAAGATAGTGAAAAGCTAATCTTTGCGAATCTTCTTAGAACGCTTTTTGGTCATCTCTTTCTCCACTCCCTTGGAGGGTTTGTCTAGTTTTTCTCCTATTCTGGGATTCTGTTTTTTATACCAAGGCATGCCCCTGAATTCCTGCTCCCCGTGGCGGTGAACCATACGGGTCTGGCAGGAGTTTATGGGGCAGGAAGGTTTGCAGGCGGCAAAGGCAAAAGCCCCTGCCAAAGCAAAGGCTATTCCTCCTTTTTGGATGGATGTGGTGTAAAATTTCCTTCGTAAATTCATGATACTGCTGTAAGAAAATAATATATTTACTTTGGTGCTAACTATGGCTCAGGCTACAAGTTATCAAATCAATTGCTATAACGTCTATTCACACTCATTAAACCTTTTTATCTCTCTCATGATTCAATCATTTAAAAAGCTTCTATTAAGCGGGGCCGTTGCAATTTTGGCTAGTTCTTCTGCTTTTGCCCAAGGTCCTGTTTCAGGAATCGCAGCGCAGAGCAACGTAAACGCGGCGGCGGGCGGTGCCGTGTTTAGGACCTTTGATGGCCGCTTTGAGGGAATAAAAGGGAATCCCTTTTTTGTAAATGCCTGGCTACCGGGGTCTATCACCATTAAAAAAAACAACGCTGGGTCTACGGAGGAATTTAAAAACCTGAAGGTAAAGTATGATGTGCACGGCAATCAATTGGCGGCCGTGGTACCAGAAACAAAAGATACCATCCTCATCAACGCTGACGTGGTTTCTACCTTTAAGGTAGACATGCCTCTCTACAACAATCTAGTTGAGTTTAGAACTTTTGCCGAGGCCAGAGCCCTGGACCCGAAGTTGAGCAGCATATTCTTTGCCGTGTTGTATGATGGCAACACCAAGCTGGTGAAAGGGGTTTCTAAAAGACTGGTGAAAGCCGACTACAAAGGCGCCTACAGCGGCGGCAATGCCTATGATGAACTGGTAGACGAGACCCAATATTACCTGGTAACAGGCAAGAATATGGTGAAGACAAAACTTACCAGAAAGGCTTTGTTAGACGCCATGCCTGCCCAGCAGGAAGTATTAAAAGCCTACATAGCTTCTCAAAAACTAGCCATGAACTCAGAAGCAGATTTTATCAAAGTTCTAACTTACAGAGACAGTCTGTAAGAAGAGTTTTACTAGTTTTGTTAAACGGAAAGGGTGCCCCAAAGGCACCCTTTCCGTTTTTGGCCTGTTTCCTGGAAAACAGGCTAAAAACGAGTTTGGATGACGCCGCCCTTTCTACTGTCAACTTCTAGCAACAAGGTAGGCGACGTTGCTTTAACGATCCAGCGTACTTTCACAGAGGTGTTGATAGGGATGGAGGATATTTCAATACGGCTGAGGTTGGTCCTGGAAGAGGCAGGCTGGTCTTCCAGGGGCGATAGGAGTGCGCTAGCCAGGACCACCGCCTCTCTCAGGGTAATGTAATCAGGTCTTTCCACTTTGTTAGTGACATCTTCTAATGAATGAGTGCCCAAGCCTGTATTGTGAATGGTGGCGGTAATCTCCGTAAGGCCGTCTGGCAACAAGCGTCGCTCAATTTCCTTTACTTCTAATCGGGGCAGCTGCTGGGCATTGGCAATCGTCTGCCGGACAAATTGCTCTAGGTCTTTTTCCAACTCCTCTCCTTCTGGCAAATTATTAGGCTCTACCTGAAGGCCGCCAATCTCAATGGCACCCAGCATGGGGTGTTCAAACGGCGTCCAGGGATGATAACTTGCTTCAGTAGCCAGAGAGTCTGGGCCGACGGCTTCTGCGCCCTCGCCCAACGATGCCAAAATTGGCCTATCAATACTTTGCAAAATGTGCACAGGAAACGTGTGTAAGCCACGCGCCATTTTAAGCCAGTTCCACTTTCGTGAGCGCAACACATGGTCTAACAACACCTCTTCATCTTGTCTGCTAGATAGAATTACTTCTGGAGCGGCAGCGTAATCTGCGTGACGCAGTTGAAACATAAGTTGATCAGTGCTTCGGTATTGCACTTGCGCACCGGCAATATTAGGGTGGCGCAGGATAAATTCTTTCAAAGCACGGTGCTCAGGAATTGAAAACGGGTACGCGCTGGACTGCCTCGCCCCATAACTGGGTTTCCAATTCCAGCCCCAATCCTGGTCGTGAGCGGTGTAGCCAAGCGGGTCCTCATTCAGCTGGCCGTCCCGGTCGTTGTCAAACCCTTCCAACCCTAGCCACTCAAACGTTCCTTGGGATCCTTCCAGAGCCAGGACCATTTTTAAGGGATTCTTCTGGTCTAGCACGTAAGGACCTGTGCTAGATTTGCGCCGCATGTAAGCAATAACGCCGTCTTGGTTGAGATCATCAGGGCCGTCTTCATTGTATCTGCCGTCCTGGTCATCGTCTAAAATGGTGGCAGACTCTTTACTTACCTGGGCTACTTTTTTAGCTCTGGCGTCT
The nucleotide sequence above comes from Nibribacter ruber. Encoded proteins:
- the gyrA gene encoding DNA gyrase subunit A translates to MAENERIIPINIEDEMRGAYIDYSMSVIISRALPDVRDGLKPVHRRVLYGMSELGVSYNKAYKKSARIVGEVLGKYHPHGDSSVYDTMVRMAQPWSLRYPLVDGQGNFGSIDGDSPAAMRYTEARLKRIADELLSDLEKNTVNFVPNFDDSLKEPSVMPAKFPNLLVNGTSGIAVGMATNMAPHNLTEVVDGIIAYIDDRDITIADLMKYVTAPDFPTGGIIYGYDGVKSAFETGRGRVIVRAKANFETTKTGKEQIVVTEIPYMVNKASMIEKTAALINDKKIEGISDLRDESDRDGLRIVYDLKRDAIPNVVLNNLFKYTQLQSSFGVNNVALVAGRPMTLNLKDLIVHFVEHRHEVVIRRTEYELEEARKRAHILEGLLIALDNLDEVINLIRSSRDPEIARAGLIERFALSDIQARAILDMRLQRLTGLERDKIQKEYQEIKELIDYLMSVLADEALRMQIIKDELTDIRERYGDERRTAIEMVSSDISLEDMIPDENMVITISHEGYIKRTALTEYRSQSRGGVGSRGAASSKQDDFTEHLFIASTHNYLLIFTESGRVFWVKVYEVPEGGKTTKGRAIQNLISIEKDDKVRAVINIAGLKNPDYVLNNYLVFCTEQGTIKKTPLEAYSRPRTTGINAITINEGDRLLDVQLTNGANDIIIALRSGRAVRFPEDKVRVMGRTAAGVRGITLANAEDRVVGMVCVHNPDTNLLVVSEKGFGKRSSLEEYRITNRGGKGVKTLNITEKTGHLVSIKGVTDTDDLMIINKSGITIRLRVADLRVIGRVSQGVRLLKLNEGDEISSVAKIEVEDKEEVILNESELPLDEALNPEDLTDPETLSEN
- a CDS encoding M14 family metallopeptidase, whose translation is MKRLCKSLLALLSFISLASPSIAQKEVSNITAPLESSNGSENLPLDWKRSLDYEAITAQCKKLARTYPDLVQLESIGESASGRRIWALTISYSKTGNEHQKPAYFVEGSTLYETELGPEHAMYLMWHLVKNFGTDKEITRLLEEKTFYVVPISFPDARAKKVAQVSKESATILDDDQDGRYNEDGPDDLNQDGVIAYMRRKSSTGPYVLDQKNPLKMVLALEGSQGTFEWLGLEGFDNDRDGQLNEDPLGYTAHDQDWGWNWKPSYGARQSSAYPFSIPEHRALKEFILRHPNIAGAQVQYRSTDQLMFQLRHADYAAAPEVILSSRQDEEVLLDHVLRSRKWNWLKMARGLHTFPVHILQSIDRPILASLGEGAEAVGPDSLATEASYHPWTPFEHPMLGAIEIGGLQVEPNNLPEGEELEKDLEQFVRQTIANAQQLPRLEVKEIERRLLPDGLTEITATIHNTGLGTHSLEDVTNKVERPDYITLREAVVLASALLSPLEDQPASSRTNLSRIEISSIPINTSVKVRWIVKATSPTLLLEVDSRKGGVIQTRF
- a CDS encoding tetratricopeptide repeat protein; translated protein: MKKFLLTAAAVLSLQLANAQTAAVTSAVMLHQKGTLDKAKAEIDKAVVNEKTKDNAKAWYYKGLIYMDMAGHPLYGKTVDPAQMSKEAYEAFSKVADLETKKKQYTDDANKRKEILQGNMYAYALNAGVDNYNNKKFNEAYKAYVEAASYKPQDTTAYLYAAYAAAGAEDFAAAKGMYNKLVDMKQASPAVYNQLLYIASVVDKNEKETLDIITKARAAYPDNRTFMLQELDLYLKAGKEQESMAKLDAAIAADPTNANLLTVKGNLLERTKKPEEALEAYKKAAQLDPTNFDAQYNLGVYYFNKGANLNNRANKMTLAEFQKNGKALQTEAKKYFTQALPYFEAAHKAKPDDKTNIQSLLKVYTALGRTADAKRMDTLLQ